The following coding sequences lie in one Sorghum bicolor cultivar BTx623 chromosome 6, Sorghum_bicolor_NCBIv3, whole genome shotgun sequence genomic window:
- the LOC8075884 gene encoding S-adenosylmethionine decarboxylase proenzyme: MAVLSAADAPPVSAIGFEGYEKRLEITFSEAPVFADPHGRGLRALSRAQIDSVLDLARCTIVSELSNKDFDSYVLSESSLFIYPLKIVIKTCGTTKLLLTIPRILELAEELSMPLAAVKYSRGTFIFPGAQPAPHRSFSEEVAALNRYFGGLKSGGNAYVIGDPARPGQKWHIYYATEYPEQPVVNLEMCMTGLDKKKASVFFKTNADGNTTCAKEMTKLSGISEIIPEMEICDFDFEPCGYSMNAIHGSAFSTIHVTPEDGFSYASYEVMGFDATALSYGDLVKRVLRCFGPLEFSVAVTIFGGRGQAGTWGKQLGAEVYDCNNMVEQELPGGGLLIYQSFCAAEDAVATSPKSVLHCFEGVNMENAPPVKDRKLANLLCWEEVDAMEKDGVLDE; encoded by the coding sequence ATGGCTGTTCTTTCTGCTGCTGATGCTCCCCCGGTCTCAGCTATCGGGTTTGAGGGCTATGAGAAGCGCCTTGAGATCACATTCTCTGAGGCACCTGTCTTTGCCGACCCTCATGGGCGTGGTTTGCGTGCCCTCTCCAGGGCCCAGATTGACTCTGTTCTGGATCTTGCACGGTGCACAATTGTGTCCGAGCTCTCCAACAAGGATTTTGACTCCTATGTCCTCTCTGAGTCAAGCTTGTTTATCTATCCTCTGAAGATTGTCATCAAGACCTGTGGCACTACCAAGCTCCTGCTCACCATTCCAAGGATACTTGAGCTTGCTGAAGAGCTGTCTATGCCACTTGCTGCTGTGAAGTACTCCCGTGGGACGTTCATCTTTCCCGGTGCACAGCCAGCTCCTCACAGGAGCTTCTCTGAGGAAGTTGCTGCGCTTAACCGCTACTTTGGTGGCCTGAAATCTGGTGGTAATGCTTATGTGATTGGAGATCCAGCAAGACCTGGACAGAAGTGGCACATCTACTACGCCACCGAGTACCCAGAGCAACCAGTGGTTAACCTTGAGATGTGCATGACTGGTCTggacaagaagaaagcttcagtcTTTTTCAAGACTAATGCTGATGGTAACACAACATGTGCCAAGGAAATGACGAAGCTCTCTGGTATATCTGAAATTATCCCTGAGATGGAGATCTGTGATTTTGACTTTGAACCCTGTGGCTACTCCATGAATGCGATCCATGGCTCTGCATTCTCAACAATCCATGTGACGCCTGAGGATGGTTTCAGCTACGCCAGTTATGAGGTTATGGGCTTTGATGCCACTGCTCTGTCTTATGGTGACCTCGTCAAGAGGGTCCTTAGGTGCTTTGGCCCCTTGGAATTTTCTGTTGCTGTGACCATCTTCGGCGGGCGTGGCCAAGCTGGGACGTGGGGAAAGCAACTTGgtgcagaggtttatgactgtAACAACATGGTGGAGCAGGAGCTGCCTGGTGGCGGACTCCTCATCTACCAGAGCTTCTGTGCTGCTGAAGACGCTGTTGCTACCTCGCCCAAATCTGTTCTTCACTGCTTCGAAGGTGTGAACATGGAGAATGCTCCTCCTGTGAAGGACCGCAAACTGGCTAATCTTCTCTGCTGGGAGGAAGTGGATGCCATGGAGAAGGATGGAGTGCTTGATGAGTAA
- the LOC8075879 gene encoding uncharacterized protein LOC8075879: MPTAAASSLLGLNPPHPSCSGVRFLPLTAAAAAYPFRSRSSSFAPPFRSRRASASAAAIHASALAPASSFPTSPTPPPRAPAPPEPPSTVVHAGRSKKKKNPQGGSGGGGGGRIEGSGDVRREAKAKARIRSRRMGENAFYRRKRRAAAATGQADAFTDAELEMIGMGYDRAVRFMDGPDDPRLQHPHDWYKYGRYGPYHWRGIVVGPPIRGRFSDDRVSLMEEVHDHEEWDRVEQFDMCNQFTHRLNELGDAVGFRYYWVFVRHPKWRPDEKPWDQWTLSAEVAVQASKDERLDKWSLMGRFGNPTRELITRCAAWTRPDIIYVRRPLYQSRFEPQEDFFSKLRPLVDPATENNFLFDLELDGQVIRTTYFGGLCKIVKSNPKAYVDDVVNAYSRLNDADKSRCLEFLLTNHPMDLLHPYTKEWKVKLEELELGCDAPDESDDEVGDDYGIEVADWVDENEADDVLDGGDDDYEDEDETDTQEDMEPDGVENIVDSEEYWDEQWKEAMRSSDKMEKLVKTSIEASNEYSKQQMDLEKEMEWKMARANATIMEQEQAEEDEEEQERASSRSAADGSQSNANTGLFLRAAVRPFTYRNLVKEIVLMRHHIIDGEIV; the protein is encoded by the coding sequence ATGCCGACCGCCGCAGCCAGCTCCTTGCTCGGCCTCAACCCCCCGCATCCCAGCTGCTCCGGCGTCCGCTTCCTTCccctcaccgccgccgccgccgcctaccCCTTCCGGTCCAGATCCTCGTCTTTCGCTCCGCCGTTCCGCAGTCGCAGAGCCAGCGCCTCCGCCGCTGCCATCCATGCCTCCGCGCTCGCTCCTGCTTCCTCGTTCCCCACCTCTCCGACTCCGCCCCCGCGCGCTCCGGCTCCGCCGGAGCCTCCCTCCACCGTGGTCCACGCGGGCCgcagcaagaagaagaagaacccccagggcggcagtggcggcggcggcggaggccgcATCGAGGGAAGCGGGGACGTGCGGCGCGAGGCCAAGGCCAAGGCGCGCATCCGCAGCCGGCGCATGGGCGAGAACGCCTTCTACCGCCGCaagcgccgcgccgccgcggccacggGCCAGGCCGACGCCTTCACGGACGCGGAGCTGGAGATGATCGGGATGGGGTACGACCGCGCCGTCCGGTTCATGGACGGGCCCGACGACCCGCGGCTCCAGCACCCGCACGACTGGTACAAGTACGGCCGCTACGGGCCCTACCACTGGCGCGGCATCGTCGTCGGCCCGCCCATCCGCGGCCGCTTCTCCGACGACCGCGTCTCGCTCATGGAGGAGGTCCACGACCACGAGGAGTGGGACCGCGTCGAGCAGTTCGACATGTGCAACCAGTTCACGCACCGCCTCAACGAGCTCGGCGACGCCGTCGGGTTCCGCTACTACTGGGTCTTCGTGCGCCACCCCAAGTGGCGCCCCGACGAGAAGCCCTGGGACCAGTGGACGCTCTCGGCCGAGGTCGCCGTCCAGGCCAGCAAAGACGAGCGGCTCGACAAGTGGAGCCTCATGGGCAGGTTCGGCAACCCGACGCGAGAGCTTATCACGCGGTGCGCGGCATGGACGCGCCCGGACATCATATACGTCAGGCGGCCTCTGTACCAGTCGCGGTTTGAACCGCAGGAGGATTTCTTCAGCAAGCTTCGGCCGTTGGTTGATCCAGCCACGGAGAACAACTTCTTGTTCGATCTTGAGCTGGATGGCCAGGTCATTCGGACAACCTACTTTGGTGGCCTCTGTAAGATTGTGAAATCCAACCCAAAGGCTTATGTCGACGATGTTGTGAATGCTTACTCAAGGCTGAATGATGCGGACAAGTCGCGATGCCTGGAATTCCTgctcacgaaccaccccatggATCTCCTCCATCCTTATACCAAGGAGTGGAAGGTGAAGCTAGAGGAGCTAGAATTGGGATGTGATGCGCCtgatgagagtgatgatgaggttGGTGATGACTATGGAATTGAGGTGGCTGATTGGGTCGACGAAAATGAGGCTGATGATGTTTTGGATGGAGGAGACGATGATTATGAAGATGAGGATGAAACCGATACCCAGGAGGATATGGAACCAGATGGAGTTGAAAATATTGTGGATAGCGAGGAATACTGGGACGAGCAGTGGAAGGAGGCTATGAGAAGTTCTGATAAAATGGAGAAGCTAGTCAAGACAAGCATTGAGGCATCAAATGAGTACAGTAAGCAGCAGATGGATCTCGAGAAAGAGATGGAGTGGAAAATGGCCAGAGCAAATGCAACGATTATGGAGCAGGAACAAGCTGAGGAAgatgaggaggagcaggagaggGCGAGTAGCAGGAGTGCAGCGGATGGAAGTCAGAGCAATGCAAACACAGGGCTCTTCTTGAGGGCGGCTGTCCGCCCATTCACTTATAGGAACCTTGTCAAGGAAATTGTTTTGATGAGACACCACATTATTGATGGAGAGATAGTTTAG
- the LOC8075881 gene encoding uncharacterized protein LOC8075881 produces MPFTPGPYSGVSTLALVARASAFSVGVVYGSIKLSILKATKPKKEEAHAHH; encoded by the exons atgcCTTTCACTCCGGGCCCCTACTCCGGCGTCAGCACCCTCGCCCTT GTGGCCAGGGCGTCTGCCTTCAGCGTCGGTGTCGTCTACGGGAGCATCAAGCTCTCAATCCTCAAG GCAACAAAACCTAAAAAGGAGGAAGCACATGCTCATCACTAA
- the LOC8075880 gene encoding VAN3-binding protein codes for MEPERGLIAYEEPAPESTDLLSSAWCSSAIQVVHSGPKECSMALVEHPVMALGNDRNDMLAKSDRSLVVDNSSFSTTQQWKYDDLKSWIWLQKAIHPELDYDLCLKKKWLPRKMAPWNGISLKKWVKERKQKRKEEARLQRAEVHAAVSVAGVAAALAAIAAENAAPPRAPGMRETAVASAAALVAAQCAKVAEAAGASRDQVAAAVDAARASTDAGSVITLTAAAATSLRGAATLRGRRSTSGGGHGQNERVEHSGSALSQDDLDFDFNHARSRAALAKGDEMLVAMPDGKWKLHTVSAASNKRGEIVLRIKKTNLVMAFSHAKESVIRDVRPCAPEKPSHDEGATYPVEVTTNKGKVELRADDYGVYKRWVATLSHMLVMSTAVSVSVSTRHEPPRPARRD; via the exons ATGGAGCCAGAAAGAGGCCTGATTGCATACGAAGAGCCGGCTCCAGAGTCGACGGACCTGCTCTCGAGCGCGTGGTGCAGCTCGGCTATCCAAGTTGTTCACTCAGGacccaaggagtgctcgatggCGCTGGTGGAGCACCCGGTCATGGCGCTCGGTAATGACAGGAATGACATGTTGGCA AAGAGTGATCGTAGTTTGGTGGTTGACAACAGCAGTTTCAGCACGACCCAGCAGTGGAAATATGATGATCTGAAG TCATGGATATGGCTGCAGAAGGCAATTCATCCCGAACTGGACTATGATCTCTGCCTCAAGAAGAAATGG CTCCCGCGCAAGATGGCGCCGTGGAATGGGATCTCGCTCAAGAAGTGGGTCAAGGAGCGGAAGCAGAAGCGCAAGGAGGAGGCGCGCCTGCAGCGGGCCGAGGTCCACGCCGCCGTGTCCGTGGCCGGCGTCGCGGCCGCGCTCGCCGCCATCGCCGCGGAGAACGCCGCGCCGCCCCGCGCGCCCGGGATGAGGGAGACGGCGGTGGCGTCCGCGGCCGCGCTCGTCGCGGCGCAGTGCGCCAAGGTGGCCGAGGCCGCGGGTGCCTCGCGCGACCAGGTCGCCGCGGCCGTCGACGCCGCCAGGGCCTCCACGGACGCCGGCAGCGTCATCACGCTCACCGCGGCCGCCGCCACAT CGCTGCGTGGCGCTGCGACGCTGAGAGGACGGCGCAGCACCAGCGGCGGCGGGCACGGGCAGAACGAGAGGGTGGAGCACTCGGGGTCGGCGCTGTCGCAGGACGACCTCGACTTCGACTTCAACCACGCGAGGTCCCGGGCGGCGCTGGCCAAGGGCGACGAGATGTTGGTCGCGATGCCGGACG GGAAGTGGAAGCTCCACACGGTGTCGGCGGCGTCGAACAAGCGCGGCGAGATCGTGCTGCGGATCAAGAAGACGAACCTCGTCATGGCCTTCTCCCACGCAAAAGAAA GCGTGATCCGCGACGTGCGGCCGTGCGCCCCGGAGAAGCCGAGCcacgacgagggcgcgacgtACCCGGTGGAGGTCACCACGAACAAGGGCAAGGTGGAGCTCCGCGCGGACGACTACGGCGTGTACAAGCGGTGGGTCGCGACGCTGAGCCACATGCTCGTCATGTCCACCgccgtctccgtctccgtctccacCAGGCACGAGCCGCCGCGGCCGGCGCGCCGGGACTGA
- the LOC8060207 gene encoding aldehyde oxidase GLOX, producing MRLGSLHHLVLALLLVAYAGGIIAPASAAGGSWKLLQSSVGVSGMHMQLLHNDRVILFDRTNFGQSNLTFPPGHPCRVNPQDVALPKGDCTAHSVEYSVASNTFRALSVFTDTWCSSGYVAPNGTFVQNGGWQDGTRKVRVMPACTGDGDAAASCDWTEKSSPDPEVLAVGRWYATNQKLPDGRAIVVGGLNQFNYEFLPKSAGPPGAFALPFLSQTNSLYPFVHLNVDGNLFIFAKNRAILFDYKSGAVVRNYTMLGGDGTELRNNPNAGSSVLLPLKPNATEAEVLICGGTPASSSGRRFLPALRTCGRLKITDANPSWVIEEMPSPRVMGDMILLPNGEVAIINGATDGVGGWELANTPSMAPVIYRPDLPFVNRTGRFEVQTPTGTPRPRMYHSSAVLLRDGSVLVGGSNPHQYYNFSNVKFPTDLSLEAFSPYYLDVPKDRRPFMVDPSPKGEPTTVTYGDSLDLLCMIPGRSVVSVTMVAPSFTTHSFAQNQRQLFLQVQVNQAQLFGSSPSVQVPKDAYVASVTMPATPVLAPPGYYMLFVVNDRIPSEGIWVHIQ from the coding sequence ATGAGGCTAGGATCATTGCACCACCTCGTTCTTgccctcctcctcgtcgcctaTGCCGGCGGCATTATTGCGCCGGCGAGCGCCGCCGGCGGGAGCTGGAAGCTCCTGCAGAGCAGCGTCGGCGTGTCGGGGATGCACATGCAGCTGCTGCACAACGACCGCGTGATCCTCTTCGACCGCACCAACTTCGGGCAGTCCAACCTGACGTTCCCGCCGGGGCACCCCTGCCGCGTCAACCCGCAGGACGTCGCGCTCCCCAAGGGCGACTGCACCGCGCACTCCGTCGAGTACAGCGTCGCGTCCAACACGTTCCGCGCGCTCTCCGTCTTCACCGACACCTGGTGCTCCTCGGGCTACGTCGCGCCGAACGGCACCTTCGTCCAGAACGGCGGGTGGCAGGACGGCACCCGCAAGGTGCGCGTCATGCCCGCGTgcaccggcgacggcgacgccgcCGCCAGCTGCGACTGGACGGAGAAGTCGAGCCCGGACCCGGAGGTGCTCGCCGTGGGACGGTGGTACGCCACCAACCAGAAACTCCCCGACGGCCGCGCCATCGTCGTCGGCGGGCTGAACCAGTTCAACTACGAGTTCCTACCCAAGTCGGCAGGCCCTCCCGGCGCCTTCGCGCTGCCGTTTCTGTCCCAGACCAACAGCCTGTACCCGTTCGTGCACCTCAACGTAGATGGCAACCTCTTCATCTTCGCCAAGAACCGCGCCATCCTGTTCGACTACAAGAGCGGCGCCGTCGTCCGGAACTACACCATGCTCGGCGGCGACGGCACCGAGCTGAGGAACAACCCGAACGCGGGATCGTCGGTGCTGCTGCCCCTGAAGCCCAACGCCACCGAGGCCGAGGTCCTGATCTGCGGCGGGACGCCGGCCAGCTCCAGCGGCAGGAGGTTCCTGCCGGCGCTCAGGACGTGCGGCCGGCTCAAGATCACGGACGCCAACCCGTCGTGGGTCATCGAGGAGATGCCGTCGCCGCGGGTGATGGGGGACATGATCCTGCTGCCCAACGGCGAGGTGGCCATCATCAACGGCGCCACGGACGGGGTCGGCGGGTGGGAGTTGGCCAACACGCCGTCCATGGCGCCCGTCATCTACCGCCCGGACCTTCCGTTCGTCAACCGGACCGGCCGGTTCGAGGTGCAGACGCCGACGGGCACCCCGCGGCCGCGGATGTACCACTCGTCGGCGGTGCTCCTCCGCGACGGCAGCGTGCTCGTCGGCGGAAGCAACCCGCACCAGTACTACAACTTCAGCAACGTCAAGTTCCCCACCGACCTGAGCCTCGAGGCCTTCTCGCCGTACTACCTCGACGTCCCCAAGGACCGCCGGCCGTTCATGGTCGACCCGTCGCCCAAAGGCGAGCCGACGACTGTGACCTACGGGGATTCTCTGGACCTGCTGTGCATGATCCCCGGCCGCTCCGTGGTGTCGGTCACCATGGTAGCGCCGTCGTTCACGACGCACTCGTTCGCGCAGAACCAGCGGCAGCTGTTCCTGCAGGTGCAGGTGAACCAGGCACAGCTCTTCGGATCATCACCCAGCGTACAGGTGCCGAAAGACGCCTACGTGGCATCCGTGACGATGCCGGCGACGCCGGTGTTGGCGCCACCGGGTTACTACATGCTGTTCGTCGTCAATGACCGCATTCCCAGCGAGGGGATCTGGGTACACATACAGTGA